A single Haloglycomyces albus DSM 45210 DNA region contains:
- a CDS encoding ABC transporter ATP-binding protein, which translates to MNNAETDTAALPVASRRQTRTAFLRALRHEKRFVALTVLLNGIATGAGVVAPLYLGRIVDEIAAGTDVAGVDRQATVLVAAIAAIIVFTWWGSWVSNVLGERVAARLREDFVDSALTVPMSVAEGAGSGDLVTRTTSDIPNAVYVYQEGFHRIVICALQATAFLTALVWLSPLLALCVLIAVPTMATGTRWYLKRARAAYIRERASESVVGEALTASAAGARTTEAFGLREQRADTVRSGLRGFVAANKRTVFLRCVFYPTLDGSYLLPTAAILLLGGLLWFNGSMSLGTVSACAILSRQASYPVDGILTVLEGLQKAFASLSRVEGIRLLADGARREASAREPEDTEIVLDNVHFSYDGHSDVVSGVSFSVASGERTAIVGTSGAGKTTLARLISGTDAPSRGSVRVGNVEVSQLSLEQRRRLVVVVSQDHHVFSASLRDNLLLAESNASDAQLWEALRLVGADWASALPQGLDTLLGGQEKEIDPAAAQQISLARVILADPAIVVLDEATSTMNPVSAHRTEESIAEVLKGRTVIAIAHRLQTARDADRVIVMDSGRVVESGGHSDLVDRDGTYASLWRAWQGEQSVSV; encoded by the coding sequence ATGAACAACGCCGAAACCGATACCGCGGCCCTGCCGGTGGCGAGCCGCCGCCAAACGCGAACCGCCTTCCTGCGGGCACTGCGACATGAAAAACGGTTCGTCGCCCTCACCGTGCTTCTCAACGGCATAGCAACCGGAGCCGGTGTGGTCGCGCCGCTCTATCTGGGACGGATCGTCGATGAAATCGCCGCGGGTACCGATGTGGCCGGCGTTGACAGGCAGGCAACAGTTCTCGTTGCCGCGATTGCCGCCATCATCGTGTTCACGTGGTGGGGTTCATGGGTGAGCAACGTCCTCGGCGAGCGCGTCGCCGCTCGGCTTCGGGAGGACTTTGTAGACTCGGCACTGACGGTGCCCATGTCTGTGGCGGAAGGCGCCGGAAGCGGTGACCTGGTTACCCGCACCACTTCGGACATTCCGAACGCGGTATACGTATATCAGGAAGGTTTCCATCGCATCGTCATATGCGCCTTGCAGGCGACCGCGTTCCTCACTGCGCTCGTATGGCTCTCACCTCTGTTGGCACTGTGTGTTCTTATCGCCGTCCCGACGATGGCAACCGGGACGCGCTGGTATCTCAAACGTGCTCGGGCGGCGTATATTCGCGAGCGGGCCTCGGAGTCCGTCGTCGGTGAGGCACTGACCGCTTCTGCTGCCGGTGCGCGGACTACCGAGGCGTTCGGTTTGCGGGAGCAGCGTGCTGATACGGTTCGTAGCGGCCTGCGTGGTTTCGTGGCCGCCAATAAGAGAACCGTCTTTCTCCGCTGTGTGTTCTATCCGACTTTGGACGGTTCCTATCTGCTTCCTACTGCGGCGATATTGCTGCTGGGTGGGCTTCTGTGGTTCAACGGTTCGATGAGTCTCGGTACGGTGTCGGCTTGTGCGATTTTGAGCCGCCAGGCGAGCTATCCGGTCGACGGCATTCTGACCGTTCTGGAGGGCTTGCAGAAGGCGTTCGCCTCCCTCTCTCGCGTCGAAGGTATTCGTCTGCTTGCCGATGGGGCGCGCCGAGAGGCGTCGGCACGTGAGCCGGAGGATACGGAGATCGTTTTGGATAACGTTCACTTTTCCTATGACGGCCATAGCGATGTCGTCTCTGGAGTATCGTTTTCGGTCGCCAGCGGGGAGAGAACTGCCATTGTCGGTACCAGCGGGGCGGGAAAGACTACGTTGGCTCGACTCATATCCGGTACCGATGCGCCGTCGCGCGGTAGCGTTCGCGTTGGGAATGTGGAAGTCTCGCAGCTGAGTTTGGAGCAACGTCGCCGTTTGGTGGTCGTGGTGTCGCAGGATCATCATGTGTTCAGTGCGTCGTTGCGTGACAATCTTCTGTTGGCGGAATCCAATGCCTCCGATGCGCAGCTGTGGGAGGCATTGCGATTGGTGGGGGCGGATTGGGCGTCCGCATTGCCGCAGGGCTTGGACACCTTGCTTGGCGGTCAAGAGAAGGAGATCGATCCGGCTGCCGCACAGCAGATTTCTCTGGCACGGGTGATCCTCGCGGATCCGGCGATCGTCGTCTTGGACGAAGCGACGTCGACAATGAATCCGGTTTCGGCCCACCGCACCGAGGAATCGATTGCGGAGGTCCTCAAGGGACGCACGGTAATCGCTATTGCGCATCGATTGCAGACGGCTCGAGACGCGGATCGGGTGATCGTGATGGATTCAGGACGGGTGGTCGAATCGGGAGGGCATTCCGATCTGGTCGATCGGGACGGAACCTACGCGTCGCTGTGGCGTGCCTGGCAAGGTGAGCAAAGCGTTTCCGTTTGA
- a CDS encoding ABC transporter ATP-binding protein: protein MTPSRSTLPATNTSEPTRPTPWRLMGWLITRNKFLLIASCFFGIVGQVSFPAIAYFVHQTIERGLTAQNVSALVWWSLALVAVGLISAASIVGAERYGVHYDLDIVTRSITLTDRKAARLGNELHKKSDAGAVVSIGLQDAMALGDAAGYLGHFIGTFLSVLALSILLLQISVPLGLTILIGSIIVAVINGPLVSRLQQRQSTYREHVGDLSTSATDIVNGLRVLRGIGGEDRFRASYRKQSQDLLRTGLRIARPQASIRALIEGSVAVLIAAVVWVAARQAVSGVISTAEVIAAFTYASAMLLPVSMASGMLRSMVEGHVAAGKLSKFLRLHEPDGVRSPLPLPTDHRLYDPDSELQTMKGLTVVVTANDDEAVAIFERFCSYRATEATIGSIPVNRLDRADLRRTVLLADHDAYLYAGTIADNVSPHSASTTRHALRTAHADDIISSLSDGIDTRVGNQIRTLSGGQRQRLRLARAVATDVPILLLPNPTSAVDSHTEAAIAERVYQFRRDLTTVVVSTSPLWLSRADRVAYLRDGKIIDSGTHHEVAQRQHDYQHLVSRENR from the coding sequence ATGACACCGTCCCGCTCTACGCTTCCAGCGACCAATACCTCCGAACCCACTCGCCCAACCCCGTGGCGACTGATGGGGTGGCTGATCACGCGTAATAAGTTCCTACTCATCGCGTCGTGCTTCTTTGGAATCGTCGGACAGGTCTCCTTCCCGGCTATCGCCTATTTCGTACACCAGACGATCGAGCGGGGACTCACCGCGCAGAATGTCTCGGCTCTGGTCTGGTGGTCGCTCGCACTTGTCGCCGTAGGATTGATTTCCGCCGCGAGCATTGTCGGAGCCGAACGCTACGGGGTTCATTACGACCTTGACATCGTGACTCGGTCGATCACCCTCACCGACCGCAAAGCCGCCCGCTTGGGGAACGAACTACACAAGAAGTCCGACGCAGGCGCCGTCGTCAGTATCGGACTACAGGATGCGATGGCGCTGGGGGACGCCGCCGGCTATCTGGGACATTTCATCGGCACGTTCCTATCGGTTCTCGCACTGTCGATATTGCTCCTGCAGATCTCCGTCCCGCTCGGCCTCACCATCCTGATCGGGTCCATCATCGTGGCAGTGATCAACGGCCCGTTGGTGTCGCGATTGCAACAACGTCAATCGACTTACCGGGAACACGTTGGAGACCTCTCTACATCGGCGACCGATATCGTCAACGGATTGCGCGTTCTACGTGGCATCGGCGGCGAGGATCGCTTCCGGGCCTCCTACCGGAAGCAGTCGCAGGATCTCCTGCGTACCGGACTGCGCATTGCTCGCCCACAGGCGTCCATTCGCGCGCTCATCGAAGGGTCGGTGGCCGTTCTTATCGCGGCTGTAGTCTGGGTCGCCGCTCGTCAGGCCGTCAGCGGTGTCATTTCCACCGCAGAAGTCATCGCGGCCTTTACCTATGCTTCGGCAATGCTACTGCCGGTGAGCATGGCTTCGGGAATGCTGCGCTCCATGGTAGAGGGTCATGTCGCCGCAGGGAAACTGTCCAAATTCCTACGTCTGCATGAACCGGACGGTGTGCGGTCCCCACTTCCACTGCCTACGGACCACCGCTTGTACGATCCCGATTCGGAACTTCAGACCATGAAGGGGCTGACGGTCGTCGTCACCGCCAATGACGACGAAGCAGTGGCCATATTCGAACGCTTCTGTTCATATAGAGCCACTGAGGCCACAATCGGATCGATTCCCGTCAATCGATTGGATCGTGCCGACCTGCGCCGTACCGTCCTTCTCGCCGACCACGATGCGTACCTGTACGCCGGGACCATCGCCGACAATGTTTCCCCTCATTCGGCCTCTACAACACGGCACGCGCTGCGGACCGCTCACGCGGACGACATCATCAGCTCGCTGAGCGACGGGATCGACACAAGGGTGGGAAACCAGATTCGTACCTTGTCCGGTGGGCAACGGCAACGCCTGCGCCTGGCCCGTGCCGTAGCCACCGATGTGCCGATACTTCTTCTCCCCAACCCGACCTCGGCGGTGGACTCCCACACCGAAGCCGCGATCGCCGAACGCGTGTATCAGTTCCGACGGGATCTTACTACCGTGGTCGTGTCCACCTCCCCGCTCTGGCTGTCACGAGCCGACCGCGTTGCCTACCTTCGTGATGGAAAGATCATCGATTCCGGAACCCATCACGAGGTGGCGCAACGCCAACACGATTATCAACACTTGGTCTCTCGGGAGAATCGATGA
- a CDS encoding sporulation protein, whose protein sequence is MVFDKFKQAFGAGVSIDTVLSPEGVKPGETLKGEVHFSGGDVEQNVNGINLAYTAVVTSEDDGKEKSDEVDFFTAGVTGPFDMDAGSEHTVEFESQVPWEAPISTIAGRPMAGMKLGIATELDLKFALDKGDMDELSIDPLPIQEAVMEAIEELGFIYQESDLEPGTIEGSHMAFYQEIIFWANGDYAEKFRRLELTFVAGREETDVILQIDNSSDLVNPDHNSFIRFTLPTDDTEGVADAVAENLESLVQRKNL, encoded by the coding sequence GTGGTCTTCGATAAGTTTAAGCAAGCGTTCGGCGCCGGAGTCAGCATCGACACCGTCCTGTCCCCAGAAGGTGTCAAGCCCGGCGAAACGTTGAAAGGCGAGGTGCATTTCAGCGGCGGCGATGTCGAACAGAACGTCAATGGAATCAATCTTGCTTACACCGCCGTCGTCACCTCCGAAGACGACGGTAAGGAGAAATCGGACGAAGTGGATTTCTTCACCGCCGGTGTGACCGGACCGTTCGATATGGATGCCGGCAGTGAGCACACTGTGGAATTCGAAAGCCAAGTACCGTGGGAAGCTCCGATTTCCACGATTGCCGGTCGTCCGATGGCGGGTATGAAACTGGGAATCGCCACCGAGTTGGACCTGAAGTTTGCCCTGGATAAGGGAGACATGGATGAATTGAGCATCGATCCGCTTCCCATTCAAGAGGCCGTTATGGAAGCAATCGAGGAGCTTGGCTTCATCTATCAGGAGAGCGACCTGGAGCCGGGGACTATCGAAGGTTCTCATATGGCCTTCTACCAGGAGATCATCTTCTGGGCCAATGGTGACTACGCTGAGAAGTTCCGTAGGCTGGAATTGACCTTCGTGGCCGGGCGTGAGGAAACCGACGTCATACTCCAGATTGACAATTCCTCCGACCTGGTCAACCCCGATCACAACTCCTTTATCCGATTCACGCTTCCCACCGACGACACCGAAGGGGTCGCCGATGCGGTCGCGGAGAATCTGGAATCGCTCGTGCAACGCAAGAATCTGTAG
- a CDS encoding cold-shock protein encodes MAQGTVKWFNSDKGYGFIAPDEEGKDLFVHFSEIENGRYLDENQQVEFDVKQGDRGPQAVNVRI; translated from the coding sequence ATGGCGCAAGGGACCGTTAAATGGTTTAACTCTGACAAGGGCTATGGTTTCATCGCCCCGGACGAAGAAGGTAAAGACCTTTTCGTTCACTTCTCAGAGATTGAAAACGGCCGTTACCTTGATGAGAATCAGCAGGTCGAATTCGACGTGAAACAGGGCGATCGCGGTCCGCAGGCGGTCAACGTTCGCATCTAA
- a CDS encoding molybdopterin-dependent oxidoreductase, with the protein MSDSTAWHRHTTVACLFSGAIATLAGFAAGEVFSLVNGALSPLTTMGDSVIDLSGPSLTRWAIDTFGTANKTILQSSIIATVLVTGAILGVLWKRHRRIALTILIGLTVLVGIAAYSRPNSTGMAGLPTLAAGAATLLVLWALVRQNERSTEPDAVRTDRRRFLLTASAIAVGSTVIGWWSRHHGLTTAVEEERAGVDLPEPAEPAPQVANPDFPSVDDLTRFHTDNASFYQIDTAISPPRIKLDDFRIRVHGMVDHELTLTFEDLLARRLVERDITLCCVSNEIGGNLVGNARWLGVPLSEVLDEAGVHSGADQLVSRSQDGWTAGSPTSLIMDGRDALIALGMNGEPLPLQHGWPARIVVPGLYGYVSATKWVTELELTTFDAYDAYWIKRDWALPSPIKTSSRIDTPRKKASAGDVTVAGVAWAQSRGIEKVEIQVDDGEWNRAELATVPSPDTWRLWQWDWKKATKGKHTLTVRATDGDGNIQTSTESSVIPDGATGHHSITVDVV; encoded by the coding sequence ATGAGCGATTCAACCGCCTGGCACCGTCACACCACCGTTGCTTGTCTGTTCAGCGGGGCCATCGCCACACTCGCGGGCTTTGCCGCCGGAGAGGTGTTCTCACTCGTCAACGGCGCGCTAAGCCCTCTGACCACTATGGGGGATTCGGTAATCGATCTCTCGGGACCTTCCCTGACACGGTGGGCGATCGACACCTTTGGCACTGCCAATAAGACGATTCTACAATCGTCCATTATTGCGACCGTCCTGGTCACCGGAGCGATCCTAGGCGTGCTGTGGAAACGCCATCGACGGATCGCACTGACGATACTGATTGGTTTGACCGTTCTGGTCGGCATCGCGGCGTACAGCCGTCCCAACTCCACTGGAATGGCCGGGCTGCCCACGTTGGCGGCCGGGGCCGCGACTCTCCTGGTTCTGTGGGCCCTGGTTCGCCAGAACGAACGCTCGACGGAACCGGACGCCGTTCGCACCGACCGTCGCCGTTTCCTGCTCACGGCCTCCGCTATCGCGGTCGGTTCCACCGTCATCGGGTGGTGGTCGCGCCATCATGGCCTGACCACGGCGGTGGAGGAAGAGCGTGCCGGTGTTGACCTCCCTGAACCGGCCGAACCGGCCCCTCAAGTAGCGAACCCGGACTTTCCCTCCGTCGACGACCTCACCCGTTTCCACACGGACAACGCCTCGTTCTACCAGATTGATACGGCGATTTCTCCGCCTCGGATCAAACTCGACGACTTCCGCATTCGGGTTCACGGCATGGTGGACCACGAGCTGACGTTGACCTTTGAGGACCTTCTCGCTCGGCGATTGGTGGAACGCGATATCACGCTGTGCTGCGTATCCAATGAGATCGGTGGGAACCTGGTCGGAAACGCCCGGTGGCTGGGCGTACCGCTATCGGAGGTTCTGGACGAGGCAGGTGTGCACAGTGGTGCGGACCAGTTGGTGTCACGTTCCCAGGACGGATGGACGGCGGGATCTCCTACCTCGTTGATCATGGACGGTCGGGACGCCCTGATCGCTCTCGGGATGAACGGTGAACCTCTGCCACTACAACACGGATGGCCCGCTCGCATCGTCGTTCCCGGGCTGTACGGATATGTTTCGGCAACCAAGTGGGTCACCGAATTGGAACTGACGACGTTTGACGCGTATGACGCCTACTGGATCAAGCGGGATTGGGCGTTGCCTAGCCCGATTAAAACCAGCTCACGCATCGATACTCCACGAAAAAAGGCCTCCGCCGGGGACGTAACGGTGGCTGGAGTCGCCTGGGCGCAGTCGCGTGGAATCGAGAAAGTCGAAATTCAAGTGGACGACGGGGAATGGAATCGGGCCGAACTGGCCACGGTGCCGTCACCGGATACCTGGCGATTGTGGCAATGGGACTGGAAAAAGGCCACGAAAGGGAAACATACGCTCACGGTGCGAGCCACCGATGGGGACGGGAATATACAGACGTCAACCGAATCGTCGGTCATACCCGACGGTGCGACGGGCCATCACTCGATCACCGTTGACGTCGTCTAG
- a CDS encoding M14 family zinc carboxypeptidase: MRSVRSVITLIGTSILVTTGLVAAGSTSQAAPHDEPVIWEVSEISPDEVLDLYDSGFDVAEYHDGTADVIGDHEVADALRDRGLEPQFHDTVYKPVNDRVSAQGTFYGGYKTPDLHLQHVDDVAAANPDLATVHDIGDSWLKTQGRGGYDIKAICLTNLQPGDCELSPDSDKPRFSLVSQIHARELATGEITWRWLDYLVDGYGTDSDITELLDTTEVWVVPMANPDGVDLVAEGGDNPVMHRKNANDSNGCSGTGVGVDLNRNHSYEWGDASSSPCATTYRGPSPASEPEIQALEGLFENIHPDQRGSGGNDPAPDDARDVMISLHSYGNYLIVPWGYTSSPPPNDDQLRELAHSMADHNGYQVGNAWETVGYTASGTTDDFAYGELGVAGYTFEIGGSYGSCGGFFPSYSCLDSTLWPENRDALMEAALQADAPYGGGGGGDPEPPEDCDNHDTVDNGSLASNGSAVHPDSGWYYSGASGSHQACLSSAQGTDFGLELQKWTGWGWTSVAQGSGSATEKSVDHQDSSGYFRWIVAADSGSGSYTLGYSRP, translated from the coding sequence ATGCGATCCGTTCGATCAGTTATCACGCTGATTGGAACCAGTATCCTGGTTACAACAGGGCTAGTAGCGGCAGGCTCGACCAGCCAAGCCGCCCCGCACGATGAGCCGGTCATCTGGGAGGTATCCGAGATATCTCCCGACGAAGTGCTCGATCTGTACGACAGCGGTTTCGACGTGGCTGAATACCACGACGGTACGGCCGATGTCATCGGCGATCATGAGGTCGCCGACGCCCTACGGGACCGAGGACTGGAACCGCAATTCCATGACACCGTCTATAAACCGGTCAACGACCGGGTATCCGCCCAAGGGACTTTCTATGGTGGATATAAGACCCCGGACCTGCATCTTCAGCACGTGGATGACGTCGCCGCCGCCAATCCGGACTTGGCCACGGTGCACGATATCGGGGACTCCTGGCTCAAAACCCAGGGCCGAGGCGGATACGACATCAAAGCCATCTGCCTGACCAATCTGCAACCGGGCGATTGTGAGCTCTCGCCGGACTCCGATAAACCCCGTTTCTCACTCGTATCGCAGATCCACGCTCGCGAGCTCGCCACCGGAGAAATCACGTGGCGTTGGCTTGATTACCTGGTGGACGGCTACGGTACGGATTCCGACATCACCGAGTTGCTGGATACCACCGAAGTCTGGGTGGTGCCAATGGCCAATCCCGACGGCGTGGACCTCGTCGCGGAAGGTGGTGACAATCCGGTTATGCACCGCAAGAACGCCAATGACAGTAACGGTTGCAGTGGTACGGGTGTCGGCGTTGATCTCAACCGCAATCACTCTTACGAATGGGGAGACGCTTCGTCCAGTCCCTGTGCCACGACGTACCGTGGGCCGTCACCGGCTTCGGAACCGGAGATTCAGGCTCTGGAGGGACTGTTCGAGAACATCCACCCCGATCAGCGTGGAAGCGGCGGTAACGATCCCGCTCCCGACGACGCACGGGATGTGATGATATCACTGCACTCCTATGGAAACTACCTCATCGTTCCGTGGGGCTACACCTCATCGCCGCCACCGAACGACGATCAGCTGCGGGAACTCGCTCACAGCATGGCTGACCACAATGGATACCAGGTTGGAAACGCGTGGGAGACGGTAGGGTACACCGCCAGCGGAACTACCGACGACTTCGCCTATGGAGAGCTCGGGGTAGCCGGGTACACCTTCGAAATCGGAGGTTCGTACGGTTCCTGCGGTGGTTTCTTCCCCTCCTATTCCTGCCTGGACAGTACTCTGTGGCCGGAAAACCGGGACGCGTTGATGGAAGCGGCTCTACAAGCCGACGCGCCTTATGGCGGCGGTGGGGGAGGAGACCCCGAGCCGCCTGAGGACTGCGACAACCATGACACCGTTGACAACGGCTCGTTGGCCTCCAACGGAAGTGCCGTACATCCGGACAGCGGTTGGTACTACTCGGGCGCTTCGGGGAGCCACCAGGCTTGCCTGTCCTCGGCGCAGGGGACCGACTTCGGTCTCGAACTGCAGAAATGGACCGGTTGGGGATGGACGTCCGTAGCGCAGGGATCTGGGTCGGCCACTGAAAAGTCGGTCGATCATCAGGACTCCAGCGGGTATTTCCGATGGATAGTGGCCGCCGACAGTGGAAGCGGTAGCTACACCTTGGGTTACAGCCGACCGTAG
- a CDS encoding Hsp70 family protein: MSPGYLLSVDLGTSHTVAVIQWPDGRTRPLLFDGSPIMPSSIFLDQAGTLHTGRDAEAMAAAEPERYEPNPKQRINDGFILLGERDISVAQAFAGILRRVASAAVESVGSLPATVLTCPAEWGERRRAVLQDAAAAAGYPPVQIVPEPVGAAYYYADRLDHPVEAGQALAVFDFGGGTLDIAVVAPDGAGGFRVVSEGGLADLGGLDVDAALVEHLGATVADSHPEAWKTLQHPSSPVELRDRRTLWKDVRGAKEMLSRSSVAPITIPGVDQAFHLTRAELDQLARPLLARGAGELKRVLTASGYGPHQIAGVFLVGGSSRLPLVAQVLHEQVAIAPTVLEQPELPVSEGAIRAVQTRQRVQSPPQSPPAPTPQPQPSPGQGPATPEAGLSPQQSLPPQTPPPPAGDQTYPIPAAAPRKKGRKWLYAAIAVVAVAAIATPLAFFLLREQYVQRPFVSLETVGDTIAYKSDDVDANDVDVRGDTAYVSYVEDEGGPNDRDVLYLQAIDVTTGKVLWETDDNLEACNWYNITAGDDMILSRRTVPESDDCSDTDYEWRFVDASTGDLRTAVTTDRYGKRLNDNILSIREGKLSFSIYDESGKEFYAFQASPGAKSLNDYGYALDDGYVEGQPYTDQNNGRVWWTTVQDDGSETFHLYDVEERTMVTEGKIGKPYDYYLVFNDKVFVGSNDNGYTLDVYESDDLSSVDTAQIDDPGVQGMLGLVVCGKTRVCVLESRNDDSSVGESFRVYDFEAEEWVYSSDDEFQMIFQITAVGNRVLLSQDMNSDGYTVVLDEQFEQIGRSDGTPYRPIDNASAIKYPYRSNADDSDNAGSIIGLGVQDGSSTVIAEDFTHWGCDVSDVNLVCLHEEGIQVYRFRDGPSRY, translated from the coding sequence ATGTCTCCCGGTTACCTTCTCAGCGTTGATCTCGGTACGTCGCATACCGTTGCCGTTATCCAGTGGCCTGACGGGCGTACGCGTCCGTTGTTGTTCGACGGCTCGCCCATCATGCCGTCGTCGATCTTTCTCGACCAGGCGGGCACGCTGCATACCGGGCGGGACGCCGAAGCGATGGCGGCGGCCGAGCCGGAACGATACGAACCCAACCCCAAACAACGCATCAACGACGGATTCATCCTGCTGGGAGAGCGTGATATTTCGGTCGCGCAGGCGTTTGCCGGGATTTTGCGGCGGGTCGCCTCCGCGGCGGTCGAGTCGGTCGGGTCGCTGCCGGCGACGGTGTTGACCTGCCCGGCCGAATGGGGCGAGCGGCGGCGCGCGGTGTTGCAGGACGCGGCCGCGGCGGCGGGGTATCCGCCCGTGCAGATCGTGCCCGAACCGGTCGGGGCGGCCTATTATTACGCTGATCGCCTCGACCATCCCGTCGAGGCCGGGCAGGCGTTGGCGGTGTTCGACTTCGGCGGCGGCACCCTCGATATCGCCGTGGTCGCCCCCGACGGTGCGGGTGGCTTCCGCGTCGTCTCCGAGGGTGGGTTGGCCGATCTCGGTGGCTTGGATGTGGACGCGGCGTTGGTGGAGCATTTGGGGGCCACCGTCGCCGACAGTCACCCCGAGGCGTGGAAGACGCTGCAGCATCCCTCCAGCCCGGTGGAGCTGCGCGACCGGCGGACACTGTGGAAGGACGTGCGAGGCGCCAAGGAGATGCTGTCGCGCTCCTCGGTAGCACCGATTACCATCCCCGGAGTCGATCAGGCGTTTCATTTGACGCGGGCGGAGTTGGACCAGCTCGCTCGGCCACTCCTGGCACGGGGTGCGGGTGAGTTGAAGCGGGTATTGACCGCCTCAGGTTACGGTCCTCATCAGATTGCCGGGGTGTTTCTGGTGGGCGGCTCATCGCGCCTGCCGTTGGTGGCGCAGGTGTTGCACGAACAGGTCGCCATCGCGCCCACAGTCCTGGAGCAACCGGAATTGCCGGTGTCGGAAGGCGCGATACGAGCCGTCCAGACTCGGCAGCGGGTCCAGTCACCACCGCAGTCCCCACCGGCACCAACACCACAACCACAACCGTCCCCTGGGCAGGGTCCGGCGACGCCGGAGGCGGGCCTGTCGCCGCAACAGTCTCTGCCACCCCAAACCCCGCCGCCACCGGCGGGTGATCAGACCTACCCCATCCCCGCGGCTGCGCCGCGTAAGAAGGGCCGTAAGTGGCTGTACGCGGCGATCGCGGTCGTCGCCGTCGCCGCCATCGCCACACCCTTGGCGTTTTTCCTACTGCGGGAGCAGTACGTGCAGCGTCCGTTTGTTTCGCTGGAGACCGTCGGCGACACCATCGCCTATAAATCCGACGACGTCGATGCCAATGACGTCGATGTGCGTGGCGATACCGCCTACGTGTCGTATGTGGAAGACGAGGGCGGACCCAACGACCGCGACGTCCTCTATCTACAGGCCATCGACGTGACCACCGGGAAAGTCCTATGGGAAACCGACGACAATCTTGAGGCCTGTAATTGGTACAACATCACGGCCGGAGACGACATGATCTTGTCCCGCCGCACCGTACCCGAATCCGATGACTGTTCCGACACCGACTACGAATGGCGTTTTGTGGACGCCTCGACCGGAGACCTGCGCACAGCGGTAACCACGGACAGGTATGGGAAACGACTCAACGACAATATCCTGTCGATACGCGAAGGGAAATTGAGTTTTTCCATATACGACGAGTCCGGCAAGGAATTCTATGCCTTTCAAGCCAGCCCGGGTGCTAAGTCCCTTAATGACTACGGCTACGCACTTGATGACGGATACGTCGAGGGGCAACCGTACACCGACCAAAACAACGGCCGCGTGTGGTGGACGACCGTTCAGGACGACGGGAGCGAGACGTTCCACCTCTACGACGTGGAGGAACGCACCATGGTCACCGAAGGGAAGATAGGGAAACCGTACGATTATTATTTGGTCTTTAACGACAAAGTGTTCGTCGGCTCCAATGACAACGGATACACCCTTGACGTTTATGAGTCCGACGATCTGTCGTCCGTCGATACCGCTCAGATTGACGATCCTGGCGTTCAAGGCATGTTGGGATTGGTGGTATGTGGTAAGACCCGTGTCTGTGTCCTGGAAAGCAGAAACGACGATTCGTCAGTCGGTGAATCCTTCCGGGTCTATGACTTCGAGGCGGAAGAATGGGTCTACAGCTCCGATGACGAGTTTCAAATGATTTTCCAAATAACAGCTGTCGGTAATCGCGTTCTGCTTAGCCAAGACATGAATTCCGATGGCTACACGGTCGTCTTGGATGAACAATTCGAACAGATTGGGCGAAGTGACGGCACACCCTATAGACCCATCGACAATGCCAGCGCCATCAAATATCCCTATCGAAGCAATGCCGATGATTCGGACAATGCCGGTTCGATCATCGGGTTGGGAGTGCAGGACGGTAGCAGCACGGTGATCGCAGAGGACTTCACACATTGGGGCTGCGATGTTTCAGACGTCAACCTGGTGTGCCTGCATGAAGAGGGAATTCAAGTATATCGTTTCCGAGACGGTCCAAGTCGCTATTGA